A genomic region of Azospirillum sp. TSH58 contains the following coding sequences:
- a CDS encoding (2Fe-2S)-binding protein: protein MFQRLPDAGGERVSFTIDGRPAEALSGDSVAAALIANGVGACRTTPVSGAPRGPYCMMGVCFDCLVTIDGTGNQQGCQIRVRPGMRVETQNGKREIDR, encoded by the coding sequence AGAGCGCGTCTCCTTCACCATCGACGGCCGCCCGGCCGAGGCGCTGTCCGGCGACAGCGTCGCCGCCGCCCTGATCGCCAACGGGGTCGGCGCCTGCCGGACCACCCCGGTGTCGGGCGCCCCGCGCGGCCCCTACTGCATGATGGGCGTGTGCTTCGACTGTCTGGTGACCATCGACGGCACCGGCAACCAGCAGGGCTGCCAGATCCGCGTGCGCCCCGGCATGCGGGTGGAAACCCAGAACGGCAAGCGGGAGATCGACCGGTGA